The genomic stretch ttctgcgtgtctctctcttatttcctgggtcccagacccgaattaatagcgatcttgcgattctcaaaaaggagggggggcgactttgtacccttcggcccctcagagttgcttcacattcataacagaATAAAAGCTTATATTGAATGATATTGATAAGTaaatgaaataatttttaaagtaaattttgcGGCAGCTGTTTAGTATAGTGAAAAATAAATAATCAGAAAGACAGTTCAGGTCTATTTGGTTACCAGAGGAATAAAATTCAAAAGATTCGATTATCTTTATTTGCCTTGACTGCTTTTGCATCAATTCATTTGAATTAGGACTTTACATTATAAATTTTTAAACTTGCTTTATGAATTCTTTAATAACTTATTAATGTCATTTTTGTTGAACTGTGTTCAATACATTCAGTTAAACGGATGAATTAGATGCAAGGAAGTCTAGTGAACAATTCCCAGTCTTCTCCAGCAGATGGCTTTCATAGGCCTGCGCAAGGCCTCAAACTCACACTGAACAGGGCAGGAGGAGAGTGAGCAAGTGCTTCAAATCAATTTCATTCTGCACTCTTTTGGAATTTGTGCAGTTATTTTGGAGTCGTTAACCTTACAAATTGATAGTCTCTCAGCATTAGCAAGGACAATGGATTTCAGAATTCGTATGACTTCCTTTTCTAAAAACAGGGATTAAATGCTACAGTCTGAGCTCTTAGGTCAGGAAGAAAACTTTTCCCTTGTCAACATTTGCTTTTGTCTGGACAAACTAGAAGGAAGTGACAGAACAGCAAGAAGTCTTTCTTCACCGTTGCCTTTGCTGCAGCTGGGAAACCTCCCCTGGAACAGGTTCCTTTTGTTTTTTTCAATCCAACAAATATTTCTGACAAGACTGGTAGTTTTAAGTTTATTTCCTGAGGGTGTGGATACTCTGTTAAAGTTTAACTTGTTGTTTCCAGGATCGTACTTGATGTTGATTGAAAAAAATGGGTAAATTCCTGTCAAAGATTTTTGGAAACAAAGAAATGCGGATTCTGATGCTAGGCCTGGACGCAGCTGGGAAGACCACTGTCCTATACAAACTCAAACTGGGACAGCCCACCACCACCATCCCCACCGTAGGTTTTAACGTGGAGACAGTGACATACCGGAATGTAAAGTTCAACATCTGGGATGTGGGTGGCCAGGACAAGATCCGACCCCTGTGGAGGCACTACTACACAGGCACCCAGGGGCTGATCTTCGTGGTGGACTGCGCTGACCGAGACCGCATTGACGAAGCCAGGCAAGAGCTCTACCGCATCATCAATGACAGAGAAATGCGCGACGCCATCATTCTGGTATTTGCAAATAAGCAAGACCTGCCCGAGGCCATGAAACCTCACGAGATCCAAGAAAAACTGGGACTGACCAGGATAAGAGATCGCAACTGGTATGTTCAACCTTCCTCAGCAACCACTGGCGATGGACTTTATGAGGGGCTGACCTGGCTCACTTCGAATTATAAGACTTCTTGAGAAGAAAGTACAAACTTCACAGACTCGCCCAAACTCATTGCTTTCGGCTTGGCGGAATGGACGTGGAACCAATTCAAATGAAGAGGAGCTGCTTTTAATGATGTAGCCAGGATGTGATAAGATGCTTTTGCCTTGTGCTGTTGACTTTATTAGCAGGAACTGCATTGATAGCCAAAGGTCCAGTGAAAGCTGACTTTATTACATTCTCAATATAAGCTATAGGAAGAAAATCTTTTACTAATACATTTCAGGAAAGTTGAAAGTTATAAAGTTCATCGGAAGATTGGTAAAAAAAACAATCATTTACACTAAACGATTGTTTTTTCTTTGTGTTCCAACACTTAAGTACCACATAGTGTTTAGAATTTAATTCAGAAGTTGTGTTATAATTACAATTCTAGAGTTTTTTTTTCAAGTTTTGACAACAGAGATTTGATGTTTTTATCTGATAATATAGCATTTGGAATACATGTTCTTATGATTTGGAGAAGTGAGAATTGACTGAGATTAATACTTCTGTTGTTGGAAACAGAACATTGTGGTAATTCTACTGTTCTGCTGTACTCCTGTTACATCAAGTTTAAAATGTAACAATGTATGACAAAagttatatttattttaataattttcTTCCAAATACGCTCTTAATGCATAAAATGTTGTGATTTCCCAATAAATCAGGAGATTGCGTAATTAGAAACTGAGTTAGTATACTTCATTTCTGTAACCCTAGATTATTGCTGAGTTTCCTGTATAGAACAACCACTGGTTGTTCAGATGGTCCTGTAGAATGCACCTGCAACACATTTGCCAAGCCTGTGAGTGTAAATGTACACTTAAAAAGAAATCAGCAACGTGCTTGAGTCAGATCACAAAGGAATTCTGCTGCAGTTCTTTTCAATTACATACTGTCAATTTGAAAATTTTGAGATTACCAGGAACTCCACAAAGGTGCCCTGTAAGTAACTTAATCAGTATTTGTGCAGTTAAAAACCGGTCTGCAGTGACAACAGAATGGAACACATTAAATTTCTAGAATTGTTTCAATGAAAAGTTCCTCGTTTCTCTCTCTGCAGAAGCTCCCTGATCTGCTGGGGGTTTCTAGCACTTTTTTATGACAGATGTCCAAGTCTGCAGCTTTCTGAGTTTCACAAGGCTGTCATTTGAAATATTGCATTATTTTGTTCAAAGTCTTGTGTTTGACACATACACAGCTGGTCAATAGTTGCTTTGTTGTGTTCAAATCCTAAAGGGACTTCTTTGTGGCTTATTAAACTCTATTTATTGGCTCAAAGGTACCATGGAAGTAGAGGGCTACTAAGTATTTCCCTTGTTTGTGTAAAGTTAGTAAAAATAGAAGCAGAAAATATCTTACAGAATGGTATCAGCGAGGAGGTGTTGACTCAAGTGGGGAGCTGAGAGGTTAACTTTAGAGCAGGGAAGGTTAAAAAGTTCTCTCTCCACGGAAGCAGCCTGATTTACTGAGTGTTtctagtacttttttttaaaattacagaTTTCCAAGTCTACAGCCTTGTGATTTTCATTAGGCTGAGAGATGGCTTGACAGAAGTGGTCAAAATTATGAATGATTTAGAATGAGGAACGAGAAACTGTCTCATTGGTggaggagtccagaaccagagaacATAACCTAAAAGTAA from Hemitrygon akajei chromosome 7, sHemAka1.3, whole genome shotgun sequence encodes the following:
- the LOC140730712 gene encoding ADP-ribosylation factor 6-like, yielding MGKFLSKIFGNKEMRILMLGLDAAGKTTVLYKLKLGQPTTTIPTVGFNVETVTYRNVKFNIWDVGGQDKIRPLWRHYYTGTQGLIFVVDCADRDRIDEARQELYRIINDREMRDAIILVFANKQDLPEAMKPHEIQEKLGLTRIRDRNWYVQPSSATTGDGLYEGLTWLTSNYKTS